In one Drosophila pseudoobscura strain MV-25-SWS-2005 chromosome X, UCI_Dpse_MV25, whole genome shotgun sequence genomic region, the following are encoded:
- the LOC4811953 gene encoding protein obstructor-E, with product MMYRLTLLALTALIGSYGAMGADINICSGVVSNLFLPHISNCSQYYLCMSETAVPRECPQGYYFDATDQQCVVVEEVRCLPTCPAKGLTSFCYDRTCTKYVLCFDGTPVLRQCSDGLQYNAQTDRCDYPQYVDCVDNLCVRQNNPAAIVYIASKSLCDKYFVCVDGLPQVRNCTRGLQYNAATTSCDFASKVNCTVETLQRNILPYAKAPPRSAGIVCPAEGTHFYAHKNRQDSYYYCLNGRGVTLDCTPGLVYDAKREECREPQFATA from the exons A TGATGTACCGCCTGACCCTGCTGGCCTTGACAGCCCTTATTGGAAGCTATGGAGCCATGGGAGCCGACATCAACATCTGCTCGGGTGTCGTCAGCAATCTGTTCCTGCCGCACATCAGCAACTGCAGCCAGTACTACTTGTGCATGA GTGAAACGGCTGTGCCTCGGGAGTGCCCGCAAGGCTACTATTTCGATGCTACCGATCAGCAGTGCGTGGTTGTGGAGGAAGTCAGGTGCTTGCCCACTTGTCCCGCCAAAGGCCTCACATCTTTCTGCTACGACCGCACCTGTACCAAGTACGTGCTCTGCTTCGACGGCACACCCGTACTTCGACAATGCTCCGACGGCCTGCAGTACAATGCCCAGACGGATCGCTGCGACTACCCACAGTATGTGGATTGCGTGGACAACCTCTGTGTCAGGCAGAACAATCCTGCGGCCATTGTCTACATAGCCAGCAAGTCGTTGTGCGACAAGTACTTTGTCTGTGTGGACGGTCTGCCACAAGTCCGGAACTGCACCCGCGGCCTGCAATACAATGCCGCGACGACGAGCTGTGACTTCGCCTCGAAGGTCAACTGCACG GTGGAGACTCTGCAGCGCAATATCCTGCCCTATGCGAAGGCTCCTCCCCGAAGCGCCGGCATTGTATGCCCTGCCGAGGGTACTCACTTTTATGCACACAAGAACCGCCAGGATTCCTACTACTACTGCCTGAATGGACGtggtgtcaccttggattgcaCACCCGGTCTCGTCTACGATGCCAAGCGCGAGGAATGCCGTGAACCTCAATTCGCGACTGCTTAA
- the LOC6900212 gene encoding uncharacterized protein, whose protein sequence is MTGAKRLSILGLLLCSHFLVKAVDADDLQAREDDGAPASNDLILGNLSLCENVADSVFLPYVGDCNKYYLCRYGEAIELQCEWPYLFSAPTQSCVNSTQAHCLPTCSNFQLTTFSYERTCTKYVLCYYGHPVLRECLDGLQYNAQTDRCDFPQNVDCVESECSIYYNAYQLHYVPSKVSCEKYFLCGNGVPREQTCTPGLYFSTKCNCCVLPSNSDCQIPSRKKIVQPFSRLSPRIADIMCPSAGVHFYSHESRKDAYYFCVDGHGLTLDCSPGLWYDGKEQECREPKNVEL, encoded by the exons atgactggag CAAAACGACTGTCAATTCTCGGACTGCTGCTGTGCAGCCATTTTCTGGTTAAAGCAGTAGATGCTGATGATTTGCAGGCTAGAGAAGATGACGGCGCACCCGCATCTAATGATCTGATCTTGGGCAACCTCAGCCTCTGCGAGAACGTGGCCGACAGTGTGTTTTTGCCGTATGTGGGTGACTGCAACAAGTACTACCTCTGTCGGT ATGGAGAGGCCATTGAACTGCAGTGCGAATGGCCTTACCTGTTCAGTGCCCCCACCCAGAGCTGCGTGAACTCCACTCAGGCACACTGCTTGCCCACCTGCTCCAATTTCCAGCTGACCACCTTCAGCTATGAGCGAACCTGCACCAAGTATGTCCTCTGCTATTATGGGCATCCGGTTCTGAGAGAGTGCCTGGATGGCCTACAGTACAATGCACAAACGGATCGTTGCGATTTCCCCCAGAACGTGGACTGCGTGGAGTCCGAGTGCTCCATCTACTATAATGCCTACCAATTGCACTACGTGCCCAGCAAAGTCTCCTGCGAGAAGTATTTCCTCTGTGGCAATGGCGTGCCCAGGGAGCAGACTTGTACTCCCGGATTGTACTTTAGCACCAAATGCAACTGCTGCGTTTTACCATCCAATTCTGACTGTCAG ATCCCCTCCCGGAAGAAAATAGTCCAACCGTTCTCACGACTGTCACCACGGATAGCCGATATAATGTGTCCCTCTGCGGGTGTACATTTTTATTCGCACGAGTCGCGCAAGGATGCCTATTACTTCTGTGTGGATGGCCATGGCTTGACCCTGGACTGCTCTCCTGGCCTGTGGTACGATGGCAAGGAACAGGAGTGTCGAGAACCCAAAAATGTAGAGCTCTGA
- the LOC4812346 gene encoding uncharacterized protein, which translates to MVNELNRPPNGDNAALSERLAASNRQLQEMQEEHRQLLEEMETLRTRAAELTRLNAQRQQLRQTGHGEEQQPLAAPPSPSETPIAAPVDPEPVAAASAEGVLKEEEEHCDENKEETASYLQEKLNEIANLKAQFKRVQHMVDTTKLIEQHVSTRESSQTSTISSQSSRQTTSSSNATREVRLPAEAEEAPQLARTAAAPDNAELLNSMLNMFTDFTSDLRGQAESLRAERDRIRTLKEEIIQRKQGK; encoded by the exons ATGGTCAATGAGCTGAACAGACCACCAAATGGGGACAATGCCGCCCTCAGTGAG CGCCTGGCCGCCTCCAATCGGCAGCTTCAGGAGATGCAGGAGGAACATCGtcagctgctggaggagatgGAAACCTTGAGAACACGCGCTGCAGAGCTCACCCGACTGAATGCCCAGCGCCAGCAGCTAAGGCAGACAGGCCAcggagaagagcagcagcctCTGGCAGCGCCGCCCAGCCCATCAGAAACGCCAATCGCAGCTCCAGTCGATCCCGAACCAGTGGCCGCCGCTTCTGCAGAAGGTGTCCtaaaagaggaagaggaacaCTGCGATGAGAACAAAGAGGAAACAGCTAGTTATCTGCAGGAAAAGTTGAATGAGATTGCCAACCTGAAGGCCCAATTCAAACGAGTCCAGCACATGGTCGATACTACAAAGCTGATCGAGCAGCACGTGTCCACCAGGGAATCTTCGCAGACCTCCACTATCTCAAGTCAGAGCAGCCGACAAACGACAAGCTCATCGAATGCCACCAGGGAAGTTCGACTGCCAGCCGAGGCGGAAGAGGCGCCCCAGCTAGCTCGCACCGCTGCTGCCCCAGATAACGCGGAGCTGCTGAATTCAATGCTAAACATGTTTACGGATTTCACCAGTGACCTACGCGGCCAGGCGGAGAGTCTGCGGGCGGAACGGGATCGCATTAGGACGCTCAAAGAGGAGATTATTCAGCGTAAACAGGGAAAATAG
- the cmb gene encoding uncharacterized protein cmb: MAPPIKRVVDQASNTGRSSGSNNHATNSVGTGTGAVPKQQQTNSGGAAAPANRSARSRRHQEHLGEPDMDFVEPLQRETLKTLNDLLQRTRITNGQIRSQEDQQSAISTTTSPGVQQHQREALRHLAAEHNSYDPTEQLQEQQQRYCFPVRPVQRVQHQPSTAAPPSASSALLRLRQSTPPNATVGVVIPNATTTNGNEEHLIQFAGGLQTLVQRLLGVALGPRGEGARPQLEVFRSLMEFDDNLNNSRLQTNGILAEQLKNMVHEINPSVEQEEGIVNSTSLEDVALSEMSDNRAQSIQSLHSVLETPTPDATPSFDELQQRLDASNRNMQHLQDEQAKLVHIQNMAKTHLSEMEQLRQQASHMPHSSNGGEGPNYESVQQVQDDMASLVGRMKCLTAFIHNQNELSSVLGDDGPEILAEQEALQEKLESLRSQREDMRNLVDQLNIINQSAKETCRAVREAKNDTPPPANPVPAPTPAADPVSTTDRVVPVEYQRNVPILRQEAANAAQRALHAQTMINQKTADIDALKAQMARLKGMLNTVSQIEDSTPSVGDLLERERELESASIERQLLPDDLNHRVHTLSDVTSELRAEAASLQKERDRILALKAEIERRKQQAAAAVQMGEEALKRSSLTPTPTPMRQREEAHEEEPSEVETSLQATPPREQLHDELRLQCERLRKEYEQKQRELEQRYMNNNNTTSEADDEGNDDTDSDKYFANVRTASSATLKRAPSASTVVEQRRAQPANNPPPPPIHNEEDLNVTIDTLSLGNDSLLSSSARSQYMPPPMAPVQGMWASHNASNAWNAAQQPIYAQAQPSNVECKSAPNAPQATSSNASGSNTAADAVMLQQFMQAQQMLINSVCQCNQSLWHQQREIDNLTNQVHALQDRLNVAGCQDHSYGLRSESVPPPNISVGAPILGQMPNNLCLGGSNHRAQSEQLFTFGAHQSGHQSAFSNYQRSCHRNGGTAGSVYSTSSDAHQQQQQPFLNNAAPPPPPTHFNNETPLSPPSYRASPGPIFMNHHNNTIHQNNANLRTQNQHANNLHSLPVAGVGAAVAPPPLQPTLNNQVPPGNRANNYWDNFRSYSRQNLLSNKSNEELNVDHQQYRRQRSRLSYFPSHGAVPCSRSTSAASLSFQQQPQQQQRQHHFFESSPLTSSLHGSSCIINSNNLNNTTSGGRKRDWRDEPQLVDEDLDEVEENNDNAIYGGGRRRNRRRPAASPLLDDDADQSSSSNLVNMNVNFGNSPLYQRNKVPAKPSTSAVSLTPLQQRHLRFDFELPAQYIDYDLPQAAAAAPAAPPIDPSAFNQEAGGVPADESNALEQSEETASEELNRNLLVNALKNDKFTTKFYESIKEDVYRRLETLFEQQQQQQQHHQQLQQSQETHSLRKALNQGTSLPAQAAQEQENEAENEASNAEGTESRSETPLEVMSLQLDNDRPEDEKGSPSKPAQNGHAQALELSEAAYAGSGSASAVRTENEEQIIEAALEPATSAGAGAVTSVELAPDHELIEYIIKRIRNQTHNNTIINDSLLAEVSKLTATAAQNSAANWAQNTSSPLISPKRIFAKIKKMDIPRQRDEFLIWYRSYLEQLFVVEHPKADCQAKSKVSSTSSPKKQTNKRVRKQSQSQSQDSNNDADLAEADQKNVSSSNGNGELECENNENPDEEADADTHADGLAAGDSGDGGKQDISLN; this comes from the exons aTGGCGCCGCCCATTAAACGTGTTGTGGACCAAGCTAGTAATACGGGCCGCAGCAGTGGGAGCAACAACCACGCGACCAATTCCGTGGGCACTGGTACCGGCGCAGTGcccaaacagcaacagacaaATTCAGGTGGAGCCGCCGCACCTGCCAACAGATCGGCACGTTCTAGACGCCATCAGGAGCATCTGGGAGAGCCAGACATGGACTTTGTGGAACCTCTGCAACGGGAAACACTAAAAACACTAAAT GATCTGCTGCAGCGAACTCGCATCACCAACGGGCAGATCCGCTCCCAGGAGGACCAACAGTCTGCCATATCAACAACCACATCGCCAGGAGTACAGCAACACCAGCGGGAGGCACTGCGTCATTTGGCTGCGGAGCACAACAGCTACGACCCAACAG AGCAattgcaggagcagcagcagcgctatTGCTTTCCCGTCCGTCCCGTGCAGCGAGTCCAGCATCAGCCGTCAACTGCTGCCCCGCCTTCCGCGTCGTCGGCGCTGCTACGTTTGCGTCAATCGACGCCCCCGAATGCCACAGTAGGTGTGGTCATACCCAACGCGACCACAACTAACGGCAACGAAGAGCACTTGATTCAGTTCGCCGGTGGACTGCAGACGCTTGTCCAACGATTGCTTGGCGTCGCCTTGGGCCCCCGAGGTGAAGGAGCTCGCCCACAGCTTGAGGTTTTTCGCTCGCTGATGGAATTCGATGATAATTTGAATAACAGCAGACTGCAAACGAACGGAATCTTAGCGGAGCAGCTGAAGAACATGGTGCACGAGATCAATCCCAGCGTCGAGCAGGAAGAGGGCATTGTCAATTCCACCAGCCTGGAGGATGTGGCATTGAGTGAG ATGAGCGACAATCGCGCCCAGTCGATACAATCGCTGCATAGCGTCCTGGAGACGCCCACACCCGATGCAACACCTAGCTTCGATGAACTGCAGCAGCGCCTGGATGCCTCCAATCGAAATATGCAGCATCTTCAGGATGAGCAGGCCAAGCTGGTGCACATTCAGAATATGGCCAAAACGCATCTCAGCGAGATGGAGCAGCTGCGCCAGCAGGCCAGCCACATGCCTCACTCGAGCAACGGCGGCGAGGGGCCCAACTATGAGTCGGTGCAACAGGTCCAGGACGACATGGCCTCGCTGGTGGGGCGCATGAAATGTCTCACCGCATTTATACATAATCAAAACGAGCTGAGCAGCGTCCTGGGTGACGACGGTCCAGAGATCCTGGCCGAGCAGGAGGCTCTGCAGGAGAAGCTCGAATCGTTGCGCAGTCAGCGCGAGGATATGCGGAATCTCGTCGATCAATTGAACATCATCAATCAATCGGCTAAGGAGACCTGTCGGGCAGTGAGAGAAGCCAAAAACGATACTCCACCACCGGCCAATCCGGTGCCGGCTCCGACTCCTGCCGCTGATCCAGTGTCCACCACGGATCGCGTGGTTCCCGTGGAGTATCAGCGGAATGTACCCATCCTGCGGCAGGAGGCGGCCAATGCCGCTCAGCGTGCACTCCACGCCCAGACCATGATTAACCAAAAGACGGCAGACATTGATGCCCTCAAGGCACAAATGGCCCGGCTCAAGGGCATGCTGAATACGGTCAGCCAGATTGAGGATTCAACGCCGAGCGTCGGTGATCTTTTagagcgggagcgggaacTGGAGAGTGCGAGCATCGAACGACAGCTGCTCCCAGACGATCTTAACCATCGTGTGCACACCCTCAGCGATGTCACGTCGGAGCTGAGGGCCGAGGCAGCCAGCCTGCAAAAGGAACGCGACCGTATCTTGGCCTTGAAGGCGGAGATCGAGCGACGCAAGCAGCAGGCGGCCGCCGCCGTCCAGATGGGCGAGGAGGCGCTGAAGAGAAGCAGCCTGACGCCGACGCCCACGCCCATGAGGCAGCGTGAAGAAGCGCATGAAGAGGAGCCCTCCGAGGTAGAGACCTCCTTGCAGGCCACTCCCCCTCGGGAGCAACTGCACGACGAATTACGACTGCAGTGCGAGCGTCTGCGGAAGGAATACGAGCAGAAGCAGCGCGAGCTCGAGCAACGCTACATGAATAACAACAACACCACCTCGGAGGCAGACGACGAGGGCAACGATGACACCGATAGTGACAAGTACTTTGCCAATGTGCGCACGGCATCCTCGGCCACCCTGAAACGTGCTCCCTCGGCCAGCACAGTGGTGGAGCAGCGACGCGCGCAGCCAGCCAACAACCCACCACCTCCTCCTATCCACAATGAGGAGGATCTCAATGTGACCATCGATACGCTGTCGCTTGGCAACGATAGCCTGCTCTCGAGCAGCGCTAGATCGCAGTACATGCCACCGCCCATGGCGCCAGTACAGGGTATGTGGG CATCGCACAATGCCAGCAATGCCTGGAATGCTGCTCAGCAACCCATCTATGCCCAAGCGCAGCCCAGCAACGTAGAGTGCAAGTCAGCTCCGAATGCACCACAGGCCACATCCTCTAATGCCTCCGGCTCGAATACCGCCGCCGATGCCGTGATGTTGCAGCAGTTCATGCAGGCCCAGCAGATGCTTATCAACTCGGTCTGCCAGTGCAATCAGAGCTTGTGGCACCAGCAGCGCGAGATCGATAATCTCACCAATCAAGTGCATGCG CTCCAGGATCGCTTAAACGTTGCGGGATGTCAGGATCATAGCTACGGCTTGCGCTCGGAGTCTGTGCCGCCGCCGAACATCTCGGTGGGGGCTCCCATTCTGGGCCAAATGCCCAACAATTTGTGCCTGGGCGGCAGTAACCACCGGGCCCAGTCTGAGCAGTTGTTCACTTTCGGCGCCCATCAAAGTGGCCACCAGAGCGCCTTTAGCAACTATCAGCGCAGCTGTCACCGTAATGGGGGAACGGCAGGAAGTGTGTACAGCACCAGTAGCGATgcccatcagcagcagcagcagccgttcCTCAACAATGCGgccccaccaccgccaccgacaCACTTCAACAACGAGACGCCGCTGTCTCCACCCTCATATCGCGCCAGTCCGGGACCCATCTTCATGAATCACCACAACAACACCATCCACCAGAACAATGCGAATCTGCGCACCCAGAATCAGCATGCCAACAATTTGCATTCGCTGCCAGTGGCTGGCGTAGGAGCAGCTGTCGCACCACCGCCACTGCAGCCGACGCTGAATAACCAGGTGCCGCCCGGCAATCGTGCCAACAACTACTGGGATAACTTCCGAAG CTACTCACGGCAGAATCTGCTCTCCAACAAGAGCAATGAGGAGCTGAATGTGGACCATCAGCAGTATCGCCGTCAAAGGTCGCGTCTCAGCTATTTTCCGTCGCATGGTGCCGTGCCATGCTCGCGCAGCACCTCCGCCGCAAGCCTGTCTTTCCAACaacaaccgcagcagcagcaacggcagcaccACTTCTTCGAGTCGTCTCCACTAACAAGCTCTTTGcatggcagcagctgcatcaTCAACAGCAATAACCTAAACAATACCACTAGTGGGGGCAGAAAGCGGGACTGGCGGGACGAGCCACAGCTCGTGGACGAGGACTTGGACGAGGTGGAGGAGAACAATGACAATGCCATCTATGGCGGTGGCAGGCGACGTAATCGTCGTCGTCCGGCGGCCTCCCCACTGcttgatgatgatgccgatCAGTCGAGCTCTTCCAATTTGGTTAACATGAACGTCAACTTCGGCAACAGTCCATTGTATCAGCGCAATAAGGTGCCGGCCAAGCCCTCAACTTCGGCAGTTTCACTAACACCACTACAGCAGCGTCATCTGCGCTTTGATTTCGAGCTGCCAGCGCAGTATATCGACTACGACTTGCCTCAGGCCGCGGCGGCTGCACCAGCGGCACCACCCATCGATCCTTCCGCCTTCAATCAAGAGGCAGGAGGAGTGCCAGCGGATGAATCCAATGCTTTGGAGCAGAGCGAGGAGACCGCCTCCGAGGAACTGAATCGGAATCTGCTTGTTAATGCATTGAAAAACGATAAGTTCACGACCAAGTTCTACGAATCCATCAAGGAGGATGTCTACAGGCGGTTGGAAACGCTattcgagcagcagcagcagcaacagcaacatcatcaacagctgcagcagagccAGGAGACGCATAGCCTGAGGAAGGCCCTCAACCAGGGAACTTCCCTGCCTGCACAGGCGGCACAGGAGCAAGAGAACGAGGCAGAGAACGAAGCTTCTAATGCAGAGGGCACAGAAAGCCGCAGCGAAACACCTTTGGAGGTGATGAGCCTGCAGTTGGACAATGACAGGCCAGAGGACGAGAAGGGATCCCCTTCGAAGCCAGCCCAGAACGGGCACGCCCAAGCCTTGGAGCTGAGCGAGGCGGCATACGCAGGCTCCGGTTCCGCTTCTGCTGTTAGGACAGAGAACGAAGAG CAAATAATTGAGGCGGCCCTTGAGCCTGCCACAtcggcgggggcgggggcagtgACCAGCGTGGAGCTGGCTCCGGATCACGAGCTGATCGAGTACATCATCAAGCGCATTCGCAACCAGACGCACAACAACACTATTATCAACGACTCCCTGCTGGCCGAGGTCTCCAAGCTGACGGCGACGGCCGCACAAAACTCTGCCGCCAATTGGGCTCAAAACACTTCCTCGCCCCTCATTTCGCCCAAGCGGATCTTCGCCAAGATTAAGAAAATGGATATACCCCGGCAACGGGATGAGTTCCTTATCTGGTATCGCTCGTATTTGGAGCAACTCTTTGTTGTGGAGCATCCGAAAGCAGACTGCCAAGCCAAGTCAAAAGTGTCCTCCACCAGCAGCCCCAAAAAGCAGACAAATAAGCGAGTGCGCAAGCAGTCTCAGTCCCAATCACAGGACTCCAACAATGATGCCGATCTTGCCGAGGCTGACCAGAAGAATGTCTCCTCCTCCAACGGAAACGGGGAGCTCGAGTGCGAAAACAACGAGAATCCCGACGAGGAGGCCGATGCTGATACGCATGCGGATGGCCTCGCTGCCGGTGATTCGGGGGATGGGGGAAAGCAGGATATCAGTCTAAACTAG
- the JMJD7 gene encoding bifunctional peptidase and (3S)-lysyl hydroxylase Jmjd7, protein MSKIETAINLLLQEAEDLRIGSSISELDHLPTALEFCRDYFAKNSPVIIRNALSWPAIGKWTPDYLIKKLNDKIVDVAVTPNGYADGLATQKGREYFVLPLEKQMKLSDLVQRLDDPMGAIHYVQKQNSNFSQDFPELGSDLVISDLDFAQQSFNKPPDAVNFWLGDERAITSMHKDPYENMYCVISGYKDFILIPPYQLSCVPRSTYPTGIYKTSDSGQFYIDPLTDEDGVELLTEWVSIDPLAPDLAKYPEYARAKPLRVRVHAGDVLYLPNYWFHHVRQNHKCIAVNFWYDLDYDSRYCYYRMLEELTSQKRSQPKTT, encoded by the coding sequence ATGTCAAAAATTGAAACTGCCATTAATCTGCTACTCCAAGAGGCAGAAGATCTGCGAATTGGGAGCAGCATTTCGGAGCTAGACCACCTACCTACTGCCTTGGAGTTTTGCCGAGACTACTTTGCCAAAAACTCGCCAGTCATCATCCGCAATGCGCTATCCTGGCCGGCCATTGGCAAATGGACCCCGGACTACCTGATCAAGAAGCTGAACGACAAGATCGTGGATGTGGCCGTCACACCGAATGGCTATGCAGATGGTCTGGCCACTCAGAAGGGGCGAGAGTATTTTGTGCTGCCACTGGAGAAGCAAATGAAGCTGTCGGACCTCGTGCAGCGCCTCGATGATCCGATGGGTGCCATCCACTATGTTCAGAAGcaaaactcaaatttcagccAAGACTTTCCGGAGCTGGGCAGTGATTTGGTCATAAGTGACTTGGACTTTGCCCAACAGTCCTTTAATAAGCCACCAGACGCCGTTAACTTTTGGCTGGGGGACGAGCGCGCCATCACCTCCATGCACAAAGATCCCTATGAGAATATGTACTGTGTGATATCGGGATATAAGGACTTCATTCTCATACCCCCATATCAGCTAAGCTGTGTTCCACGCAGCACTTACCCCACAGGCATCTACAAGACATCGGATTCTGGCCAGTTTTATATAGATCCCCTGACAGACGAAGATGGTGTGGAACTACTAACGGAGTGGGTCAGCATAGATCCGCTGGCCCCCGACCTCGCCAAGTATCCCGAGTATGCTAGGGCCAAGCCTTTGAGAGTGCGCGTCCATGCTGGCGATGTCCTGTACCTGCCCAACTACTGGTTCCATCATGTTCGCCAGAACCACAAATGCATCGCCGTCAACTTCTGGTACGACTTGGACTACGACAGTCGCTACTGCTACTATCGCATGTTGGAGGAGCTAACCAGCCAGAAAAGGAGCCAACCCAAAACTACCTAG
- the LOC4812403 gene encoding GSK3-beta interaction protein encodes MADSKTSDGDVEEQAFNCIDEANAIINDVKAHVAEICISSKLASDATQIYLNIRTIESATCCVQVTSRGFKIVSSQYDTVDADKRMAAKLHIDEVEEAAAEEDEEIFETPYALLDKISPRYVESFGNQLCQQLRQLQQMRTEFLEEEEEEEEEEEEEEDD; translated from the coding sequence ATGGCCGACTCAAAAACCAGCGATGGGGACGTCGAGGAGCAAGCATTCAACTGCATTGACGAGGCAAATGCGATCATCAACGATGTAAAGGCGCACGTAGCTGAAATATGCATCTCCTCCAAGCTGGCCAGCGATGCCACGCAGATATACCTGAACATACGGACCATAGAGAGTGCCACCTGCTGCGTGCAGGTCACCAGTCGTGGCTTCAAGATTGTCTCCTCCCAGTATGACACCGTAGATGCCGACAAGAGGATGGCTGCCAAGCTACACATCGATGAGGTGGAggaagctgctgcagaggaAGACGAGGAGATCTTTGAAACGCCCTATGCGTTGCTGGACAAGATAAGTCCTCGCTATGTGGAATCCTTCGGCAACCAACTGTGCCAGCAACTcaggcagctgcagcagatgcGGACAGAGTTCCTCgaggaggaagaagaggaggaggaggaggaggaggaggaagaggatgACTAG